In the Alistipes provencensis genome, CGACCTTCACGGCGCGTGAGGCGTCGACGGCGTTGAAGTCGGGAGCCGGGAGGGTCCGGGTGACGATATTGCCGCTGCCTTTGATGCTCTTCCCGAACAGGGGCGCCGCAACGCAGACGACATAGGCGCTTACGGAGAACATGGCTCCGATCAGGACGGCTATCAGCAGAATCTTTTTCATGGTGTATGGTTTTTAGGGTTAATCTTGCGTTATTTTCCGTGGCGGATGAGGCGTATCTGTCCGACGAGTTCATCCCATGTCTCGTCGAGCGTTGCGAGGTATTCGCGGCCCTTGTCCGTGAGCGTATAGTACTTGCGGGGCGGACCCTGCGGCGACTCTTCCCAGCGGTAGGTCAGCAGTCCGGCATTCTTCTGCCGGGTGAGGATCGGGTAGAGCGTACCCTCGACTACGATCATCTCCGCCTGCTTGAGCTCGGCGATGATCTTCGGAGCATACGAGTCCTCGCGCGAGAGAATGGCGAGGATGCAGTACTCCAGAATTCCTTTGCGCATCTGCGCTTTTACGTTGTCTTCGGCCATGTTGCTATGCGTTTAACCTTT is a window encoding:
- a CDS encoding PadR family transcriptional regulator — encoded protein: MAEDNVKAQMRKGILEYCILAILSREDSYAPKIIAELKQAEMIVVEGTLYPILTRQKNAGLLTYRWEESPQGPPRKYYTLTDKGREYLATLDETWDELVGQIRLIRHGK